DNA from Synechococcus sp. CBW1108:
CTCGCCACCTTGAGTCAGCACGTGCGCGACGCCCTTGACCGATCCGCAGAGGATCTGCAGATAGCCCAGCAGCAGTTACTGGACAGCGAGTTGCAGGAGCAGGGTGAGCAGCAGCTGCCACGGGTGCGTCAGCACCTAAATGCGGGTCTGGCGGCGGCCGAGCAGGCCATCAATCGCCTCTCCGCCAGCCTGGAGTTGCCGCGGCTGCTGCTGCTGGCCGATCAGGATCAGGTGCGCCGTGGAGCCCTCGCCCGGGTTGAGGCCGTACTGCGCGATCGCGAACTGATCGATGGCCGGCTCGATGGGGTGATGGAGGGTTGGCGCCTTACCCGCCTGCCCCGCATCGACCGCGACATCCTGCGTCTGGCAGCCGTGGATCTCGACAGCTTCCAGACCCCCCCGGCGGTGGCCTGCAACGAGGCCGTGGAGCTGGCGAATCGCTACAGCGACGAACAGGGGCGCCGCATGATCAATGGGGTGCTGCGCCGTTTCACCGCCGCCCGAGCGGTGGCGGGAGCCTGAGGGCGCCATGGCATACGACTGGTTCAATCGCACCGGCCCTGGCGAAAGTGAAGCTGGGGCCCCACCGGATCTAGCCGCTGACGCGCCAGATCCCAATGCAGAGGCGCTTGAGTGGGCCCGTCAGGCCTATGCCCGGCTCAAGGCCCAGCAGGAAGCCCAGCAGGTGGCCGAGCAGGTGGCGGAGCAAGGACTCGCGCCGCTTCTCCAGGCAGAGCCCGCGTTTTCGACAGGGTCCCAGATCGGGTCCCCTCCCACCCCCCCGCAGAATTTTGTACAATCTGTACGGAATTCTGCAGGGGACAGTGCCCCGTCCTCCGCTGCCTTGGCCCCCGCTCCCGAGCCGGCTGCAGCGGCTCCTTCCCTGTTGGAGCGGGCTGCGGCCCAGCGGGCTGAACGCCAGCAGGCGATCACCGCCAGTCCGCCCGCAGACACTCAGCCCGCAGACACAGAGACAGATACCGCCGAGCCCAGCCTGGGTGACTTCGACACAGTCTTCACCTGGTCTGCCGAGGTGTTGGCGGCCCAGGGCAAGCGCGCCGATCAGGTGTCACTTGAGGAGATCGACTGGCTCGGCCGCCTGCGCGGTGGCCTGGAGAAAACCCGCCAGGGCTTTGTCACCCAGCTGCTCGACAAGCTTGGCGATGACCCCCTCACCCCGGAGGTGCTGGACGATCTGGAAACCACCCTGCTGCGGGCTGATGTGGGCGTGAAGGCCACCGACCAGGTGCTCGATGCCCTGCGCCAGCGCCTAAACCTGGAGGTGGTCGATCCCAGCGAGGGGCTGCGCTTTCTCAAGGAGCAGCTGCGCGCCATTCTCGACAAACCGATCAAGGCCAGCCCGGCATCCTTGCTGGCTCCCCAGCGGCAGCAGCTCAATGTGTGGCTGCTGGTGGGTGTCAATGGCGTCGGCAAGACCACCACCCTGGGCAAGCTGGCCAATCTGGCCGTGCGCAGTGGCTACAGCTGCCTGATTGCGGCCGCTGACACCTTCCGGGCCGCTGCGGTGCAGCAGGTGCAGGTGTGGGGCGAGCGCAGCAACGTGCCGGTGGTGGCTAACCCCAGCGCCAATGCCGATCCGGCGGCGGTGGTCTACGACGCCATCGGTGCGGCCCAGGCCAAGGGCACGGAGCTGGTGTTGGTCGATACGGCCGGCCGGCTGCAGACCAAGCACAACCTGATGGAGGAGCTGGCCAAGGTGCGCCGCATCATTGACAAGCTGGCTCCCGAGGCGGTTGTGGAGTCATTGTTGGTTCTCGATGCCAGCCAGGGTCAGAACGGGCTGCGTCAGGCGATGGCCTTTGCCAAGGCGGCTGGCCTTACCGGCGTGGTGCTCACCAAGCTCGATGGCAGTGGCCGCGGCGGCGTCGCCCTGGCGGTGGCATCGGAGGCGGGGCTGCCGATCCGTTTTATCGGCGCCGGCGAGGGTATTCGCGATCTGCGCCCCTTCAACAGCTTTGAATTCGTCGAGGCCCTCCTGGCTCGGTGAGCAACAAGCCGCCACCGCGCCCCCCGCAGCAGGCCAGCCCGGTCCTCTCGGCGGCTGCTTCTCTGCGGCAGTTACTCGACAGCCTCAGCCGGGAGCAGCGCCGTAACCAGGAGCTGCTCGTCTCCCTGGCCTTCACCCTGCGCAGCTTCACCAACCTGGGCCGCTTTCTGGAGCTGGTGCCCCTGGTGGCATCCCGGCTGGTGGAGGCAGAGGGGGCCGTGCTGGTGGTGTTTCACGAAGATGGCCGCATCTGGCGCGAGCAACTCCAGGCTTCGCCTGGGGATCGCTGTGCCGAGCTGGTGCGTCAACTGGCTGCCCTCGGGGATGGGGAGCTGAACCTGCTCGACCAGCGGGTAGGCCGCTTGCTGGGAGGTAGCCAGGTGTTTGCCACCTCGGTGATGGCCCGCAGCGTGCAGCGGGGGCGGCTTTATGTCTTCAGTGGGCGCCAGGGCTTTGCCTGGAGTGAGGTGCATCGACGCCACCTGCAGCTGGTGGCCGATCTCAGCGCCGTGGCCCTGGAAAATGATGCCCTGCAGCAGACCATGCGGCGCCATGAGCGCCTCGATCGCCAGCTCAGTACGGGCGCGGAGATCCAGGCCCAGTTGCTGCCCGATCACTGTCCAGTGATCGACGGGGTCGAGCTGGCAGCCCGCTGCCGGCCCGCCTTCCAGGTGGGTGGTGACTACTACGACTTCATCCCCACCTGCCCCCAGTTGCAGGGCCAGCGCCGTGAGCAGGCCCGCTGGGCCCTGGTGATGGGAGATGTGATGGGCAAGGGTGTGCCCGCGGGCCTGTTGATGACCCTGTTGAGGGGCATGTTGCGGGCGGAGGTGTTGAGCGGCCACTCCCCGGAACGGATCCTTCACGATCTCAACCAGCTGGCCCAGGAAGACCTGGCCCATTCGCACCGTTTCGTCACCCTCTTCTACTCCGATTACGACCCCAAAACTCGCCGATTGCGCTTCGCCAATGCGGCCCACAATCCGCCCCTGATCTGGCGGCGGCGGCGCAACCAGGTGGATCGTCTTGATGCCCCCGGCCTGCTGATCGGCCTGCAGAGCGAGGCTGACTACGGCATCGAGCAGGTAGTGCTGGAGTCGGGTGATGTGGTGCTCTATTACACCGATGGCGTCACGGAGGCCACCGGGTTCAGCGGCGAACGCTTCGATGAGGAGCGGTTGATCCGCCAGCTGCAGTCGGCCTGCCATGCCGGCCTGGGAGCCCAGGGGATTCTCGACCAGCTGTTTGCCCGGCTCGATCGCTTTGTGGGGGTGGAACGGCAGCTTGACGACGATGCCTCGATGGTGGTGCTGAAGGTGCGGGAGGAGCTGATGCTGCCCTTGCTGCCAAGCTGAATCCCCGCCCCGCGCCCTTTGCCCAGCCCCGAATGGCCATTGATCCAGCTGAGACCAACTGGAGCCAACGCTTTGAGCAGGGGCTGAATCCGGCCATTGAGCGTTTCAACGCATCGATTGGTTTCGACATCAACTTGCTCCAGCATGACCTTGACGGCTCCGTCGCCCATGCCCGCATGCTGGGTAGCTGTGGGGTGATCAGCGAAGCCGAAGCGCTCCAACTGATCGAGGGCCTGGAGGCAGTGCGTGCCGAGGCGGCCTGCGGCAGTTTCCAGCCCGGGCTGGAGGCCGAAGATGTGCACTTCGCCGTGGAGCGGCGCCTGATCGAACTGCTGGGCAGCCTGGGCAAGAAATTGCACACCGGCCGCTCCCGCAACGACCAGGTG
Protein-coding regions in this window:
- the nusB gene encoding transcription antitermination factor NusB produces the protein MQSRTLSRELALLMLGQISDRGGPKPVLPTAMDCLLQQVLATLSQHVRDALDRSAEDLQIAQQQLLDSELQEQGEQQLPRVRQHLNAGLAAAEQAINRLSASLELPRLLLLADQDQVRRGALARVEAVLRDRELIDGRLDGVMEGWRLTRLPRIDRDILRLAAVDLDSFQTPPAVACNEAVELANRYSDEQGRRMINGVLRRFTAARAVAGA
- the ftsY gene encoding signal recognition particle-docking protein FtsY; this encodes MAYDWFNRTGPGESEAGAPPDLAADAPDPNAEALEWARQAYARLKAQQEAQQVAEQVAEQGLAPLLQAEPAFSTGSQIGSPPTPPQNFVQSVRNSAGDSAPSSAALAPAPEPAAAAPSLLERAAAQRAERQQAITASPPADTQPADTETDTAEPSLGDFDTVFTWSAEVLAAQGKRADQVSLEEIDWLGRLRGGLEKTRQGFVTQLLDKLGDDPLTPEVLDDLETTLLRADVGVKATDQVLDALRQRLNLEVVDPSEGLRFLKEQLRAILDKPIKASPASLLAPQRQQLNVWLLVGVNGVGKTTTLGKLANLAVRSGYSCLIAAADTFRAAAVQQVQVWGERSNVPVVANPSANADPAAVVYDAIGAAQAKGTELVLVDTAGRLQTKHNLMEELAKVRRIIDKLAPEAVVESLLVLDASQGQNGLRQAMAFAKAAGLTGVVLTKLDGSGRGGVALAVASEAGLPIRFIGAGEGIRDLRPFNSFEFVEALLAR
- a CDS encoding PP2C family protein-serine/threonine phosphatase, with protein sequence MSNKPPPRPPQQASPVLSAAASLRQLLDSLSREQRRNQELLVSLAFTLRSFTNLGRFLELVPLVASRLVEAEGAVLVVFHEDGRIWREQLQASPGDRCAELVRQLAALGDGELNLLDQRVGRLLGGSQVFATSVMARSVQRGRLYVFSGRQGFAWSEVHRRHLQLVADLSAVALENDALQQTMRRHERLDRQLSTGAEIQAQLLPDHCPVIDGVELAARCRPAFQVGGDYYDFIPTCPQLQGQRREQARWALVMGDVMGKGVPAGLLMTLLRGMLRAEVLSGHSPERILHDLNQLAQEDLAHSHRFVTLFYSDYDPKTRRLRFANAAHNPPLIWRRRRNQVDRLDAPGLLIGLQSEADYGIEQVVLESGDVVLYYTDGVTEATGFSGERFDEERLIRQLQSACHAGLGAQGILDQLFARLDRFVGVERQLDDDASMVVLKVREELMLPLLPS